One Oryza brachyantha chromosome 3, ObraRS2, whole genome shotgun sequence DNA segment encodes these proteins:
- the LOC102699666 gene encoding protein EARLY-RESPONSIVE TO DEHYDRATION 7, chloroplastic — translation MAAGSSSAKQGLYPEVNQSHPDLNTAFLANPAAAATATPGGSLYPAVDPQQLAENLFPDAADDATPPAPTTEETLVAVPGSLLHLVDPDRSMDLGAGTLSVVRLRQGDHSVAVLARLIPEKRNQRRGLFSFWSSGKSGDGAAQEPVQWPLTRDVAAVKLDTAHYFFSLHVPHTDQDDAEDAEAEKDADGEAALSYGLTVASKGQEAVLAELDKVLEEYTTFSVKQVEPTAKEKSEVMDTKAVTEITPEEAVGDKKEVVEEQSAAFWTTIAPNVDDYSSSVARLIARGSGQLVRGIIWCGDITAEGLRCGEAVVKKSVGPSGKPSQVKPSTIRRMKRARRVTKMSNRVANSILSGVLKVSGFVTSTVLNSKPAQKFFKLMPGEVILASLDGFGKVWDAVEVSGKNVMRTSSVVTTSVVTHRYGDQAGQVTQDYLHATGNALGVAWAVFKIRKALDPKGNLKKSSLASAAAHAVAKESIARQKKK, via the exons ATGGCAGCCGGGTCCTCGAGCGCCAAGCAGGGCCTCTACCCCGAGGTGAACCAGTCCCACCCTGACCTCAACACCGCCTTCCTCGCcaatcccgccgccgccgccactgccaCCCCCGGCGGTTCGCTCTACCCCGCCGTCGACCCCCAGCAGCTCGCCGAGAACCTCTTCCCTGACGCCGCAGATgacgccacgccgccggcgcccaccACCGAGGAGACCCTTGTCGCGGTTCCGGGCTCGCTGCTCCACCTCGTCGACCCCGACCGCAGCATGGACCTCGGGGCGGGCACGCTCTCCGTCGTCCGCCTCCGCCAGGGGGACCactccgtcgccgtcctcgcgAGGCTCATCCCGGAGAAGCGGAACCAGCGCCGTGGCCTCTTCAGCTTCTGGAGCAGCGGAaagtccggcgacggcgctgcgcAGGAGCCCGTACAGTGGCCGCTCAcccgcgacgtcgccgccgtcaagCTCGACACCGCGCACTACTTCTTCTCCCTCCACGTCCCGCACACAGATCAGGATGACGCGGAGGATGCCGAGGCAGAGAAGGACGCggacggggaggcggcgctgagCTATGGACTCACGGTCGCGAGCAAGGGGCAGGAGGCGGTCCTTGCGGAACTGGACAAGGTATTGGAGGAGTACACCACCTTCTCGGTGAAGCAAGTGGAGCCAACGGCAAAGGAGAAGTCGGAGGTGATGGACACGAAGGCGGTGACGGAGATCACGCCGGAGGAAGCTGTTGGGGATAagaaggaggtggtggaggagcaATCAGCGGCGTTCTGGACGACGATCGCGCCGAACGTGGACGACTACAGCTCGTCAGTGGCGAGGCTGATCGCGCGGGGCTCGGGGCAGCTGGTGAGGGGCATCATCTGGTGCGGGGACATCACAGCGGAGGGCCTCCGGTgtggggaggcggtggtgaaGAAGAGCGTGGGACCAAGTGGGAAGCCATCACAGGTGAAGCCGAGCACTATCAGGAGGATGAAGAG AGCTAGAAGGGTCACAAAGATGTCCAACAGGGTGGCAAATTCAATCCTATCTGGTGTTCTAAAGGTCTCTGGGTTTGTTACCAGCACTGTGCTGAACTCGAAACCTGCCCAGAAATTCTTCAAGTTGATGCCTGGCGAAGTTATTCTTGCTTCACTCGATGGATTTG GGAAAGTATGGGATGCTGTGGAGGTGTCTGGAAAGAATGTGATGCGAACATCGTCAGTTGTGACAACTTCTGTTGTAACACATAG ATACGGTGATCAAGCAGGACAGGTCACACAGGATTACCTTCACGCCACAGGAAACGCTCTTGGAGTCGCATGGGCTGTATTCAAGATTCGGAAAGCTCTCGACCCAAAGGGCAATCTGAAGAAGTCGTCTCTGGCGAGCGCTGCAGCCCATGCTGTAGCTAAAGAATCAATAGCTCGGCAAAAGAAGAAGTGA